The DNA region CCCTGGAGGTAATGGGGATGCAGTACATTGAGGCGGCGAAATGCCTGGGTATCCCTACCAGGGTCATCATCACCAAACATGTGATGCTTTACGCAGGCTCTTTTATCCTGGTGGAAATGACCATGCTTATGGCCACTGCGATCCTGACCGAGTCGGGGATCAGTTTTCTGGGCTTGGGGGATCCCCTGGCATGGAGCTGGGGCAAGATCCTGCAGAACGCCCAGCTTAACGGCATATTCGTCAAAGCCTGGTGGTGTTCGCTTTTTCCGAGCATCGCAATTATCTTTTTTGTGCTGTCCTTCAGTTTTTTAGGAATAGGATTCAGGGAAGCGTTAAACCCCAAACTCAGGGAAATGTAAGCAATAAATTCTGGAGGCTAAATTATGGTTGAATGGGCCGAATTTCAGAATAGAAAAAAACTGCTGGGGAACTACATAAAGGAACAAGGGATTGATGTATTTTTTGTATTCAACCCTTATAACCTGTTTTACCTGACCCGTTTTTTTCATGTTTCCACTGAGCGCCCCCTGGTCTATGCCATGACCGCCGATGGAAAAGCGCACATACTCTCCCCCGCCCTGGAGGAAGGGGAAGCGCGAAAATTGCCTGTAGTGGATTCGGTAAAGGGTTATTTCGAATTCCCCGGAACCGGCGATATATTGGGAGATTTTTTTGCGTCCCTTGCCCGGGATGGGAATATCAAAGCCCGGGCGGACAGCCTTTCCCTGGGCCGGTACCAGGACTTACAGAAACGCTTTCAGGATGTGGGCCTCTCTGACGCGGTAGAAAAGATGCGGCTTATTAAATCCCCCTATGAGATTGGCCTTCTTAAAAAAGCTGCGGTTTACGCAAATTTTATTGTCACTGAAGGATTTAAAATTGCAAAACCCGGCATGACTGAAATGGAACTCCTCTCTATCATAGAACAGAAGACGATTAGTAAAATGGTCCAGGAGCTGGATGAGATAATCTACGTCCCCGGCGGCCCCGCAGGCGGCTTGGTTCCCAGTGGGGACCGCACTGCCCTGCCCCATGCCCTGCCCAGCGCGCGGATAATCAATCAGGGGGAAAACATGATCCTGAGCTGCGGCGCTAATGTTGAGGGGTAT from Treponema primitia ZAS-2 includes:
- a CDS encoding M24 family metallopeptidase; the protein is MVEWAEFQNRKKLLGNYIKEQGIDVFFVFNPYNLFYLTRFFHVSTERPLVYAMTADGKAHILSPALEEGEARKLPVVDSVKGYFEFPGTGDILGDFFASLARDGNIKARADSLSLGRYQDLQKRFQDVGLSDAVEKMRLIKSPYEIGLLKKAAVYANFIVTEGFKIAKPGMTEMELLSIIEQKTISKMVQELDEIIYVPGGPAGGLVPSGDRTALPHALPSARIINQGENMILSCGANVEGYRIECERTFFLGQPSARHREAFLLMAQAQKMAVSLMKPGAGCRDIDNTVLDFIRDKGYSDALKHRVGHGKGLEEHEAPWIESGDPTALAPGMVVSAEPGLYIDGFAGFRHSDTVLITETGNELLSSVTRELEELIY